CGGCTACGAGGAGTTCTTCGACCGGCCACGGCCGAACGCGTTGAAGATCGTCAAGGGACTGGATCATCCGGACATGCTGATCGAAGTAATGATGTGGGCGACCGTGCCCGAAGAGGAGTGAGACGTTGATGATCACCGGAGCCTCGTTTCACCGGTACGGTCCTCGAAGAGGCGCGCTCACCACTCGACCGTGGGGTCTTCGATAACTCGCCGGCTCACGCGGTCCGCACACGGCCTGGCACAGTAGCAAGGCCAGCTATGGCTTCTAGCTTCCGTCGACGGAGGTGATTCGTGCGTGAACGCTGCCGTCTCCGCTCCGGTGGAACTGCCCCGACGGGTGAAAGAGCGCTCTCTGACAAAGCCGACCTCACTGTTCACACGGGACGTGAGCTGGCAGGGTGAAGCGGCCTTTTCACCGAGAGTCGGTAGTTACTCGCTCGTCGTCGCACTGTCTCGGCTCCACTCGTCCATCGACTGGTACGGCGGAACCCACACGAGGATGACTTCGTACGACTCGCTACCCGTCACGGTGACCCGATGGTGGGTGTTCCGTGGAACGTACGCGAAAGAGTCGGGGCTCAGGCGGTATCGCGTCGCCTCCTCCTCGTTTTCGGTTCCCTTCTCGTCCAATCGCAAGACGGCAGTTCCTCGACGAACGAACA
This Salinigranum marinum DNA region includes the following protein-coding sequences:
- a CDS encoding cupin domain-containing protein, producing MSNKEPIVTTLAAAESFSPPHHEGTTSVELANPQLGSERAVFRVSTMEPGARDEWHAHAESDQLMFVRRGTAVLRLDEKGTENEEEATRYRLSPDSFAYVPRNTHHRVTVTGSESYEVILVWVPPYQSMDEWSRDSATTSE